From Thalassovita sp.:
TCAAACGCCTGACGGCAGGCGCCAGTGCCACCGGGGGTCGCCGCCGCGGCGATGGTGTCACGCGCAACGCTGTCGCCCAGAACCAGATCGATCATTGCATCAGAAAAACCGGGATCGCCGGCCAGACCAACGTAGCTTTTGCTGTCCTGCTGTTCCCACAGTTGCTTTTCCGCAGCCTTCACCGCGCGCATAACCGGGGTCACCCCTTCGGCGTTTTTATAGACCCCAACACCAAGATCGATCTTGGTGTCACGCGGATCTTCGCGATAGGCCTGCATCAGGGCCAGGATTTTGTCGGCGGGTTGTTGTTTCAGATTGCTGAACATGGTCTCAGGCTTCTCCAGTGGCGACGGGGACGGTGGGGAAGGCCCCCCATTCCGTCCAGGATCCGTCATAAAGCGAATGATCGGTCTTGCCCGTGGCTTCCAGTGCCAGGCTCAGCACTGCGGCGGTCACGCCAGAGCCACAGCTGGTGATCACGGGTTTTGAAAGGTCAACGCCCGCAGCCGCAAAGATCGCAGTGACCTCGGCCGGGGATTTCATGGTCTGATCGCCATTGAGCAGCGATTTGAAAAACACGTTTTTGGAACCGGGAATATGGCCCGCGCGCAGACCTTCACGCGGCTCCGGCACATCGCCGCGGAACCGTTCCGGGGCGCGGGCATCTACGATCTCATAATCGCCCAGCTTCGCGGCCGAGCTGACCTGCGTCACGTCCTTCACCATTTCGGCGCGTCGGCGCACGGTCATATGGCGATCCCGGATCACCGGCTCCTCATCACTGACCGGGCGGCCTTCGGACTGCCACTTGGGCAGGCCGCCGTCCAGAACCGCGATATTGTCCTGCCCCATCAGCTTGAACAGCCACCAGACCCGCGCTGCCGAAAAGATGCCTGAGCCGTCATAGACAACCACCTGATGGCCAT
This genomic window contains:
- the sseA gene encoding 3-mercaptopyruvate sulfurtransferase encodes the protein MAYDDPKTLVSTEWLAAHLKDPDLRILDASWYMPAEARDAKAEFDKAHIPNARFFDIDDVSDHRSDLPHMAPPVEKFMSRLRAMGVGDGHQVVVYDGSGIFSAARVWWLFKLMGQDNIAVLDGGLPKWQSEGRPVSDEEPVIRDRHMTVRRRAEMVKDVTQVSSAAKLGDYEIVDARAPERFRGDVPEPREGLRAGHIPGSKNVFFKSLLNGDQTMKSPAEVTAIFAAAGVDLSKPVITSCGSGVTAAVLSLALEATGKTDHSLYDGSWTEWGAFPTVPVATGEA